The following proteins come from a genomic window of Sorghum bicolor cultivar BTx623 chromosome 3, Sorghum_bicolor_NCBIv3, whole genome shotgun sequence:
- the LOC110433637 gene encoding uncharacterized protein LOC110433637, which translates to MAETDAERLAREAAEARRRQAEAARTAALDKYEADHADVHAAAIAVLNIKVLVPIVLDRVANNYNRWRTLFLVVLGKYALTDHVLTDVVNDDRPAWVQMNCTVLTWIYGTIHLDLQQSTMLKEPNACVAWVHLEDEFLGQRESRALLLSAEFRTVKQGASSIMDFYRRLETMAASLREFGDPVGDKTLVLTLLRGLSEKFRPMVTNIKLQQPFPSFSESRTLLLLEEIDINDFAGDTDASSSTTPTPPPPALLAGSSSGPGSAWRPLGGAATQPSRAPGGPPANAGQGNGSAGNQGGGRSGRRRGKNGKQQQHGQPQQQHHVQRPPMYTPWAGMAPYWAPPLARSTGRLQHPIWQRSRRPPASRRLPASALHPATATVLPATTSPRSRSSRHGHRCMEAASTRPRSPATSAP; encoded by the coding sequence ATGGCAGAGACCGACGCCGAACGCCTGGCTCGCGAGGCCGCCGAGGCCCGCCGCCGTCAAGCCGAGGCCGCACGCACTGCCGCCCTCGACAAGTATGAGGCCGACCATGCCGACGTCCACGCCGCCGCCATCGCCGTCCTCAACATCAAGGTGCTCGTCCCCATCGTCCTAGATCGCGTCGCCAACAACTACAACCGCTGGCGCaccctcttcctcgtcgtcttgGGCAAGTATGCCCTCACCGATCATGTCCTCACCGACGTGGTCAATGATGATCGACCAGCGTGGGTGCAGATGAACTGCACCGTCCTCACATGGATCTACGGCACAATCCACCTCGACCTGCAGCAGTCGACGATGTTGAAGGAGCCGAATGCCTGTGTCGCTTGGGTGCACCTCGAGGATGAATTTCTCGGACAGCGCGAGTCACGCGCCCTGCTGTTGTCCGCCGAGTTTCGTACCGTGAAGCAAGGCGCCTCCTCCATCATGGACTTCTACCGCCGCCTCGAGACGATGGCTGCCTCCCTTCGTGAGTTCGGCGACCCCGTCGGCGACAAAACCCTTGTTCTCACCCTTCTGCGCGGCCTCAGCGAGAAGTTCCGCCCCATGGTGACGAACATCAAGCTGCAGCAGCCGTTCCCTAGCTTCTCGGAGTCAAGGACCCTGCTGCTCCTCGAGGAAATCGACATCAACGACTTCGCCGGCGACACCGACGCGTCATCCAGCACCACGCCGACGCCACCGCCCCCTGCACTCCTCGCGGGCTCGAGCTCGGGCCCCGGCTCAGCGTGGCGTCCTCTCGGTGGTGCTGCTACCCAGCCTAGCCGCGCCCCCGGCGGCCCCCCTGCCAACGCCGGCCAGGGCAACGGTTCGGCGGGCAACCAGGGCGGTGGGCGCTCCGGACGTCGTCGCGGGAAGAAcggcaagcagcagcagcatggccAGCCACAACAGCAACACCATGTCCAACGTCCGCCGATGTACACACCCTGGGCAGGGATGGCACCCTACTGGGCACCGCCGCTGGCCCGTTCTACCGGCCGCCTGCAACATCCTATATGGCAACGCAGCAGGCGCCCTCCGGCTTCCAGGCGCCTCCCGGCTTCAGCGCTCCACCCGGCTACGGCTACGGTGCTCCCAGCTACCACATCGCCccgcagccgcagcagcaggCATGGACACCGATGCATGGAGGCAGCTTCGACACGTCCTCGCTCGCCAGCAACTTCAGCACCATGA